The sequence atatgccagtgacacacacactaccagagaccctcccctgctgcagaacactttgggaacagcgcacaggagccgtatcgcagtgtcaaatagctcctgtttgctcaagtaaacttctttgagatggggcaaccacatctgcacggagtatttgagatgtgggcgtatcatggattcatttgctgttttagaaatatgatattttatgtcttattatctatttcttaatgattcccaacattctgtttgctttttcactgctgctgcacactgagtggatgttttcagagaactatccacagtgactccaagatctctctcttgagtggaaacagctaatttagatctgatcattttgtatgtatagctgggattatgttttccagtgggctgcaatatgtgctatcctgacatctagtactgctgaaatcctgcattcagtgatatccctgcccttcctgttccctttctccactgaacctcaccagcccatgcttcctgttcccagcttcccaggACTCTCTTATTGTCTCTGAActtctctgtcagcaagaagcagtgccagggagacttgccctctctctggagtctttgatttctgggacatggatttactttctctgtgttttagggactctttgaaattgagtgtctgtgatattaaccacagtgcaacctggactgttgaacagctgtgtgactcagttcccaagctgtggtgcctttacactgctctactgtgagaacagccactcctgggcaggtaacgcacagtctccagcatgtaactcactcccagctacacagtattgagtgctgctagtcagtgactcacaagttacagtgcagcacaggagaaccccagaaaattctctgctcccagacttctcccagaaatgtgcatctttccctgtccagcacactcctgaacaacgcaagctcatatgaagtctgtcatttcatcagtggaaaatgacatgcaccagccttgttatcccagatggagtttccaacacacttgaatccaaCCACACCggttagataaagaataaaacaagatacTTAAcactcaaaaaaaatattttaagatacagataatgaggcataaagctcagaattgtttacaaaagaaatgcaaagataaaacacaaactaatgtctaagttaacaagctgaaacaaggcaaatgtttctctcgccatgtgctgagacaggctggttttcctttcagccaggactcggcCTAACCCACCCCTGCCGCCCACGTTcagctcttcaggagttgtcatgagcagagggaaaggggggagagagagagtctgaagcaTTTTGCTCACCTCTTTTTATGATtctgtcctttgtactagaaacaacttcagttctcagctgagtcatggtgccaggctgtctgtcggagatatgagaattgtgaaggaaagtctacagaaagagctttggagctttgctcaagctagtaggcctgaagtattagctgatcttgcttctctgtgtaaagggcatagaaaggcaaagtggaatggaaaatcccccagattggggaacaagtgaagccagggggctggactcgatgatctttcaaggtcccttccagttctaggagattggtatatctccaattatttattttaatttaaatcccccaaattggggaaccaatggctttgtgtgcataaggggcctaagtaggtgaagtggaaagtccccaaacacactgatttgcagtaaccGAGCTTCTGAAACATAACCACAatggaagtgttagaaaagtcaaaccacaaactagactaggaataacaataacaggaaaggccgaatatggaaaactgattgttcagcttgcttttgacctgcatcatattttgcaatatattccaaataaggaaattaacgtgcaacgtatgtgtcattgtttggggttttaagctttaaaaggcttgtgtgatttttagctcagggggacagtattacaatagctgtcgccccctgcgcacttttaaccaagaaaagagcctcaggctgagctgattcaaaatcaatcgtgtggttgttttccacaacagcttcaataGGTCCCTATGATGGAATGTCaatgtcttcacaccttccccctgcaggagaatggctgtttgaccagctgtttgcctggctgtctctgaggaactgctctgtgggtgttccccagaattgtaactttttccgtaatctcatactgtaaaatctcataactttacagatagtgttactacacattttaacaggaggataatattcagtagattatgcattttcaaatgatatctcacaagccatactgtgtacaaaattgataattttctagaagagtgaacataggggtgtagactgacacagtgtctgtgtgtgtgttcccagcacatatgtgggtatttcaatccctcataagcatagtgttcggcatcttcaaggacctggggaactagtcctggaaattcactggtttaccaagtgtgacgctgtatggaattgtgagacactttggtattaataataaaataatataatgaatcatgctagatatgccatgtaaggtgtcaggggaaatgttatgattttccaagtatgatcattttgtttctgtgtttgtatcacctttgtattgtgagttatagatatgtagggtatatctgtatttccagacttgggcagtgtttctgggtgacacccccagacatattggcatcaacactgcctagcctgtttgatggcccattgagggtcatcatctgtacaatgagcccatggaaaggaccaagaggATACACCTATtgcgtcagcaagacatgccgggatatgcctgtgtaatgagaacttcaaggcttttccatgccacgtcctgtgaatcttgtgtttgggacacaggaagtacaagccacatggcaaaaggaatataaagggcagctgcaacttctccattttgtcttcaatccccttgcctgcctctggagcaacttctctacaaactgaaccatGGAACaagactgaatgacccatccaagctatggatgtgttccagacggacttccaagccagcaactcaccaatactgctaagaacctgatatatccattttggaatgtatctgactgcttttccatttaacttctttctgtctttctttcgtttaaacctttagtttagatgctaaaggattgtctggaaggatggaattttgggtaatatccaaacctatactgacctggtgatgtggctgacctttggggtcagaagatcattttgtttatgtgagcagagttttgaaataacctctcactgtactgggcctaagtgctgattaggagtcagagaactgggatgcaataaagggggctgtgtgatttcttttttcagcttctcgataaccctagtggggatcagaagcacagttggtgactggtcagtgagtttaacttcagtgttaaccagcagttttgggagcatctgctctccctttttcagcctgccctaactttggcattttcagtgagaactgcccctggcccaccagatcacactaagcactgaagttaaattaatagaatgttttttatgacaaagtcttatgaaatcacctgaactcctttgttttctttcatctgagcagggtttcctgttatccagcctgatgtgatctcccagctggaacaaggggaagagccatgggtcccagacctccagggttcagaggaaagagagatcctgagagctccctacacaggtgaggaaacattaaaccacccagaatctgtaagtgcctgaaggaaacatctgggatacccaacaaagcccttgggaggtctctcagttcattattgtccctagcaggggtcgtatcctcagggtaaatatagctcatggcttcctatagatcctagcagacaccaggcagtagctttctcccttccccctgcgtatttggatgggatgtgaaggctgaattcatccccctcctctctcctatttgggggaagagtttgggggagttcagctcctgatttttatttgacctgtcttcagcacttgttttggtttggtcttcccctttccatccctgtttgaggtttctgtctctgtcacagcaggtgatgcaatggcatgtgagaaagaggagcagaattttcagcctgaaaatgtcgagccagtgggtaaaaacagagcattatcacaaagatcgaaaaggaatgtgtccaggagtcctgagcagggaaactcctgggagattcagcacagaccagaaagagagcaaggaaaccagccaggggagaaagtggataaatttatttcctgttggggaactcagaaggtcctcatggaaaccacaacacaacaggaaatcctcaggcgaaagacaaaaaatacatgcccggagtgtgggaaaaacttcattcacggatcaaacctttctgttcatctgagaatccacacaggggagagaccctacaaatgccgtgagtgtgggaaaaccttcaatcgcagctcacaccttattgcccatcagaaaatccacacaggggacaggccctataaatgctgtgagtgtggaaaatgcttcactgagagttcagacctttctgtacatcagagaatccacacaggggagaggccctttgaatgccgtgagtgtgggaaaaccttcaatcgcagttcacaccttattaggcatcaaacaatccacacaggggacaggccctacgaatgcagtgaatgtggaaaatgcttcactagcagctcaaacctttctcaacatcagagaatccacacaggggagaggccctttgaatgctgtgagtgtgggaaaaccttcagttacaaatcaggcctttctagacatcagagaatccacacaggggacaggccctatgaatgcagagagtgtgggaaaaccaggccctatgaatgcagagagtgtgggaaaaccttcactcacagatcagccctttctagacatcagaggatccacacaggggaaagatcctacgaatgccatgagtgttgtaaaaccttcagtcgcagctcacaccttattagtcatcaaacaatccacacaggggagaggccctataaatgcagtgagtgcgggaaaaccttcaatcaccgctcacaccttattacccatcagagaatccacacaggggagaggccctataaatgctgtgtgtgtggaaaatgcttcactaaaagTTCAGCCCTTTccaggcatcagagaatccacacaggggagaggccctatgaatgccatgagtgtgggaaaaccttctcttggcactcagcccatgttaaccatcagagaatctgcaagagagatcaacattgtaaaaatctctagggctatcaagactttgttttttaatacttttcctgattcccacatagtaacttttaaagctctttgaactgtttgcagcaccgttatccctcagcttgtccagatgaatggcccatttttgccttttgcagttcgccctcctttgagatggacctatttgtcctttctattgtcccagaagtaactggagtgtgcccttcctatgaggaaccagggagcgtcacgtttataccattcctcctattgcaaagttattgttagtcacctACTATagagattgtatccttgccagttgttctcacattgctctgggttgtgctgaagagcagttatagtgggaatttttcaaattatatgtaaatgaagaggcgcaggggcaggaaaaaagtataattacagcttctgtgacactggaaggagatggggtgactcagagattccctccttccccatcactgcagaactgttaccttttgcctgagccaggcagagttt is a genomic window of Mauremys reevesii isolate NIE-2019 linkage group 14, ASM1616193v1, whole genome shotgun sequence containing:
- the LOC120381564 gene encoding zinc finger protein 2 homolog, with translation FIHGSNLSVHLRIHTGERPYKCRECGKTFNRSSHLIAHQKIHTGDRPYKCCECGKCFTESSDLSVHQRIHTGERPFECRECGKTFNRSSHLIRHQTIHTGDRPYECSECGKCFTSSSNLSQHQRIHTGERPFECCECGKTFSYKSGLSRHQRIHTGDRPYECRECGKTFTHRSALSRHQRIHTGERSYECHECCKTFSRSSHLISHQTIHTGERP